The region GCCCAAAGTGTCTACAGTTTCCTTCATCATGTTTTTACCACAAGCCGATCCAGCACCGTGGGCAGGATATACAATAACATCATCTGCAAGAGGCATTATTTTATTGCGCAAGCTGTCATAAAGAAAGCCTGCTAAGTCTTTTTCGGTAAGCACCCCTGTTTTTTGAGCTAAATCTGGTCTGCCCACATCACCTAAAAACAAGGTGTCACCACTAAAAATAGCATGGTCTTTACCCTGCTCATCCCTCAATAAATAAGTGGTGCTTTCCATGGTATGACCAGGTGTGTGCAGCGCTATAATGCTCACATCGCCTAGTGGGAACTCTTGTGCATCCTTTGCAATTATCGCATCAAAAGTTGGGTTTGCATTTGGGCCAAAAACTATAGGAGCACCAGTCTTTTTGGAAAGGGTCACATGACCACTAACAAAATCGGCATGGAAATGGGTTTCAAAGATATATTTGATTCTTGCATCATCTTTTTTTGCCCTGTCGAGATAGGGAGTGACCTCTCTTAATGGGTCAATAATAGCAACCTCTCCATTACTTTCTATATAATAAGCACCTTGTGCTAGACAACCCGTGTAAATTTGCTCTATTTTCATTTTCATTTATTTTAATCCGTCGCAAGCTGGAGTGTTTTTTCACTTTCGCGAAAGCGAAACACAACACAGAAAGCGAAAGGAATACTATAAAAGTAGTGCATAGAAGCCTTTTTATCAGTAACTAATGTTACATAATGAGCTCTTTATAAATAATATAGAGGCCCATGATGAGGACAAACCAGCCAAAAGCTTTTTTTAGCTTTTTACCGTCAATAAATTTATTGAGCCAAATGCCAATAAATATTCCAACAATGGAAATTGCGGTAAAGGAGAGTAAAAAAGTCCAGTCTATTTCTAGGTTTTTCACATCACCTAAAAAGCCTATAAGTGATTTAATAGCGATGATAAATAGGGAAGTAGCTACTGCTTTTTTCATAGGTAATTTAGCGAGTAACACCAAGGCAGGAATGATTAAAAAACCACCGCCAGCACCTATAACTCCCGTAATGACCCCTACTACAAGACCTTCTATAATGATGAGTGGGTAATTATAGACAATACTACTTTCTTCCTCAGGCTCTTTGCGTCTGTTGCGTATCATCGATACAGATGCCAGCAGCATGATGAATGCAAAAAATAGCATTATAGCAATATTTTTGGTGACCAGAAAGTCGTCCCATGTAAAAAGTTGTTCAGGAATCGCAGGAATTAAATAAGCTCTAGTGAGGTATACCGCTATAAATGCGGGAACTGCAAAAATGATAGCTGTTTTAAAGTCTACCATTCCTTTCATCATATTTTTAACAGCGCCTACTAGT is a window of Nonlabens sp. MB-3u-79 DNA encoding:
- a CDS encoding sulfite exporter TauE/SafE family protein yields the protein MESIEILGYIGALFIGLVLGLIGGGGSILTVPILVYALAFNPVLATAYSLFVVGATSLVGAVKNMMKGMVDFKTAIIFAVPAFIAVYLTRAYLIPAIPEQLFTWDDFLVTKNIAIMLFFAFIMLLASVSMIRNRRKEPEEESSIVYNYPLIIIEGLVVGVITGVIGAGGGFLIIPALVLLAKLPMKKAVATSLFIIAIKSLIGFLGDVKNLEIDWTFLLSFTAISIVGIFIGIWLNKFIDGKKLKKAFGWFVLIMGLYIIYKELIM